From Struthio camelus isolate bStrCam1 chromosome 7, bStrCam1.hap1, whole genome shotgun sequence, a single genomic window includes:
- the LOC138067873 gene encoding PHD finger protein 7-like codes for MEPVEDRTSYSTMVCPVCKHAWFHRGCIQGQALRAGFSNFRCPQCKDGDRFLTELLRLGIRIPIRRLAWEQEEEEETFEELYETYSRCDASQCLYRGGREQAEEEGPWQLLLCSSCAASGTHRRCSAMGHTTGLWECDGCAGRSTASSTQSELVCPGTSQAALASSQGSPDAGGSSSVLSRRDRRAGHSRFLHRPLNPYSRP; via the exons ATGGAGCCCGTGGAGGACAGGACCTCCTACAGCACCATGGTGTGCCCCGTCTGCAAGCACGCCTGGTTCCACCGTGGCTGCATCCAG ggacaggctctCCGGGCTGGCTTCAGCAACTTCAGGTGCCCTCAGTGCAAAGACGGGGACCGTTTCCTAACAGAGCTGTTGCGCTTGGGCATCCGAATCCCCATCAG aaggctggcttgggagcaggaggaggaggaggagacctttgAAGAGCTATACGAAACGTATAGCCGCTGCGATGCCAGCCAGTGCCTTTAccggggaggcagggagcaggcagaagaggaggg CCCAtggcaactgctgctgtgctcctcgtgCGCTGCCAGCGGGACCCACCGCCGATGCTCTGCCATGGGGCATACCACGGGCCTGTGGGAGTGTGACGGCTGTGCTGGCCGCAGCACTG CATCCAGCACGCAGTCGGAGCTGGTCTGCCCTGGCACCAGCCAGGCAGCGTTGGcatcctcccagggctccccggatgctgggggcagcagctcagtgCTATCCCGGCGAGACAGGAGAGCAGGCCACTCCAGGTTCCTGCACCGGCCCCTAAATCCCTACAGCCGGCCCTGA
- the LOC138067872 gene encoding PHD finger protein 7-like produces the protein MKRKARKSREDECVLCRRAHSDPDVYGQTCREDSLCAHEFCLYFAEGLYQRGTDEDGFCRFLPGDIRQAVKRTARKTCCVCGKMGATVACRQKRCARKFHFPCGSERGCISQFFGEYRSFCWEHRPEQRVETHQDGDTTCIICMEPVEDRTSYSTMVCPVCKHAWFHRGCIQEHALHSALKHFACPLCKDREKFLPEMWHMGIRIPDRRAAWEEEEETFEELYETYSHCDARQCLYQGGREQSEEEGPWQLLLCSSCAASGTHRRCSAMGHTTGLWECDGCAGRSTASSAQSELVCPGTSQAALASSQGSPDAGGSSSVLSRRDRRAGHSRFLHRPLNPYSRP, from the exons ATGAAGCGGAAGGCCCGCAAGTCCAGGGAGGATG aGTGTGTGCTGTGTCGCCGTGCGCACTCTGACCCGGATGTCTATGGGCAGACGTGCCGGGAGGACAGCCTCTGCGCACATGAGTTTTGCCTG TATTTTGCTGAAGGGCTTTACCAGAGAGGCACCGATGAGGATGGATTCTGCCGGTTCCTCCCTGGGGATATCAGGCAGGCAGTGAAGCGGACAGCTCGGAAG aCCTGCTGTGTCTGTGGAAAGATGGGGGCCACTGTTGCGTGCCGGCAGAAGCGGTGCGCCCGCAAGTTCCACTTCCCCTGCGGGTCCGAACGGGGCTGCATCTCACAGTTCTTTGGGGAGTACAG GTCGTTTTGCTGGGAGCATCGCCCAGAGCAGAGAGTGGAGACGCACCAGGATGGGGACACCACGTGCATCATCTGCATGGAGCCCGTGGAGGACAGGACCTCCTACAGCACCATGGTGTGCCCCGTCTGCAAGCACGCCTGGTTCCACCGTGGCTGCATCCAG GAACATGCTCTCCATTCTGCTCTGAAGCACTTTGCCTGTCCCTTGTGCAAGGACCGGGAGAAGTTTCTGCCCGAAATGTGGCACATGGGTATCCGAATACCTGACAG AAGAGCggcttgggaggaggaggaggagacctttgAAGAGCTATATGAAACATATAGCCACTGTGATGCTAGGCAGTGCCTTTAccagggaggcagggagcagtCAGAAGAGGAGGG CCCAtggcaactgctgctgtgctcctcgtgCGCTGCCAGCGGGACCCACCGCCGATGCTCTGCCATGGGGCATACCACGGGCCTGTGGGAGTGTGACGGCTGTGCTGGCCGCAGCACTG CATCCAGCGCGCAGTCGGAGCTGGTCTGCCCTGGCACCAGCCAGGCAGCGTTGGcatcctcccagggctccccagatgctgggggcagcagctcagtgCTATCCCGGCGAGACAGGAGAGCAGGCCACTCCAGGTTCCTGCACCGGCCCCTAAATCCCTACAGCCGGCCCTGA